The Desulfonatronum sp. SC1 genomic interval CAGAACGAGATAGATGCCGTAGACCGTGCCCATCCACCACAGCGGGGAACTCAGGCTGGGGTAGAGGATGAAGTGGTGCATCCTGGTGAATTGTCCCAGGTCCATGGCCAGCATGGCCAGGGCCGGGACCAGAAAGGACACGGCCAGAAAGTGGGCCCGCTTCTGGAGCAGTTGAAAGCGCTTGATGTTCAGCAGTTCAAAGAAGTTGGCGGTCAGGCAAAGTCCGCTGGCGGCCAGGGCCAGAAAGACGTACCCGGCAATGATCACGTTCCAGGGCACTTGGTCCGAGGAGCCAAAGACCTCCTGGCCCTTGAGCTGGATTTGCACGGCGCTGAATACGCCCAGGGCCAGCAGCGCCAGGCATGCGAAGAACAACAGGTAAATCAGCGCGCTTTTGCGCGGTTGCGTTTCCGTGTTGGGCATGGCCTAGACCCTCCTTTCGGTTTTGGGCAGTCCGTAAAAAATCTGTGGGCGAGTCAATTTTTCCGGCAGCAGTTGGATGCCCTTGCGCTCGAAAATCACCCTGGAAACATCGCTGCGCGGGTCGTTCAGGTCGCCGAAATAGCGAGCGTCCGCCGGACAGGCCTCGGTGCAGGCCGTGGTGATGTTCCCGGCATCGATTCTGTGCTGGCAGAAGGTGCACTTCAGGACCACGCCGCCCGGATAGCTCCCGCCGGCCGGGTGCGCTCTGCCATGCGAGAAGGGAGGCTGTTTGTTGAAGTGTCGGACCTGGTACGGGCAGGCTTGCATGCAATACTTGCAGCCGATGCACCGCTCCAGGTCCTGAACCACGATCCCGTCGGCCCGCTTGTAGGTGGCCTGCACCGGACAGACCGGAACGCAGGCCGGGTCCTCGCAGTGCATGCACTGCATGGGCTGGAAATGGGTGTCCAGGTAGGCGGCCCGTGGCTTCTCCATGGCCATCACGTCGATGTATCCGATGCCTCGCGGGGTGTTGTTCTCCCGGATGCAGGCCACGGTGCAGGCGTTGCACCCCACGCATTTCTCCAGGTCGATGAACATGCCGTAGCGCGGGGTGTCGCCGGTTTTGAGAATCGCGGGCAAGGGCACT includes:
- the dsrO gene encoding sulfate reduction electron transfer complex DsrMKJOP subunit DsrO: MDFSRRNFIRLAGVVGVSGAVGLTPLAVLQAGVQVPLPAILKTGDTPRYGMFIDLEKCVGCNACTVACIRENNTPRGIGYIDVMAMEKPRAAYLDTHFQPMQCMHCEDPACVPVCPVQATYKRADGIVVQDLERCIGCKYCMQACPYQVRHFNKQPPFSHGRAHPAGGSYPGGVVLKCTFCQHRIDAGNITTACTEACPADARYFGDLNDPRSDVSRVIFERKGIQLLPEKLTRPQIFYGLPKTERRV